From Pseudomonadota bacterium, one genomic window encodes:
- a CDS encoding DUF2283 domain-containing protein, whose translation MRLHVDQEADALYLRLDDSKIVESEEVSPGIDNQVVGVEILHLSRRTPSVNTGKVAFETAPSVAAR comes from the coding sequence ATGAGACTGCACGTTGACCAAGAAGCCGATGCGCTTTATCTGCGATTGGATGACTCAAAGATTGTCGAGTCGGAGGAGGTATCTCCGGGCATCGACAACCAGGTAGTGGGCGTTGAAATCCTGCACCTCTCTAGGCGTACCCCTAGTGTGAACACGGGAAAGGTGGCGTTCGAGACCGCGCCAAGCGTGGCGGCCAGGTGA
- a CDS encoding DUF2283 domain-containing protein, whose product MAEKVKVWFDAEADYLEVQFREGAAAHDAVMERVDTQGNVLGFSILGVSRFRKDKPLEAELTAT is encoded by the coding sequence GTGGCCGAGAAAGTGAAAGTGTGGTTCGACGCGGAAGCGGATTACCTCGAAGTCCAGTTCCGCGAGGGGGCGGCCGCCCACGACGCCGTGATGGAACGGGTCGATACCCAAGGTAATGTGCTCGGGTTCAGCATCCTTGGCGTGAGCCGGTTTAGGAAGGACAAGCCACTGGAGGCGGAGCTGACTGCGACGTAA
- a CDS encoding PhoH family protein, translating to MVTDSKPRLFVLDTNVLMHDPAAMFRFDEHDVYLPMVVLEELDAAKKGVSEVARNARQVSRMLDDLIGPADRGQIERGLALPQPNHTTALSSPRGRLFLQTHTLPQDLPMPVPGTQADHFILAAAIELQKMHAQRTVVLVSKDINLRIKARVLGVHAEEYHSDQVIDDVDLLYTGVLDLPADFWDQHGQEMSCWQENGRTRYTVRGPLAGQCFPNQFVCHQNHRNLEAIVRRIEGQEATIEQVIDYRVARNAVWGITARNREQNFALNLLLDPAVDFVTLLGTAGTGKTLLALAAGLAQTMETQGYREIVMTRVTVPVGEDIGFLPGTEEEKMTPWMGALMDNLEVLTQTETGGEWGRAATHDLIQKRIKIRSLNFMRGRTFLNRYVIIDEAQNLTPKQMKTLITRAGPGTKMVCLGNIGQIDTPYLRETTSGLTYVVDRFKNWPHGGHVILVRGERSRLADFAAEAL from the coding sequence ATGGTCACCGATTCCAAGCCCCGCCTGTTCGTGCTCGATACCAATGTGTTGATGCACGATCCCGCCGCCATGTTCCGTTTCGATGAGCATGACGTTTACTTGCCCATGGTCGTGCTCGAAGAGCTCGACGCCGCTAAGAAGGGGGTTTCGGAGGTCGCCCGCAACGCGCGCCAGGTGAGCCGCATGCTCGATGATCTAATCGGCCCCGCCGACCGGGGCCAGATCGAGCGCGGGCTGGCGCTGCCGCAGCCGAATCACACTACCGCGCTCTCCTCGCCCCGGGGCCGCTTGTTCTTGCAAACCCACACCCTGCCGCAGGATCTACCGATGCCGGTGCCCGGCACCCAGGCGGATCACTTTATCCTCGCCGCCGCGATCGAGTTGCAAAAAATGCATGCGCAACGCACGGTGGTTCTGGTCTCGAAGGACATCAACCTTCGCATCAAGGCCCGCGTGCTCGGCGTGCATGCCGAAGAATATCACAGCGATCAGGTGATCGACGATGTCGATCTCCTCTACACGGGAGTGCTCGATTTGCCCGCGGATTTTTGGGACCAGCACGGCCAGGAGATGTCTTGTTGGCAGGAGAACGGACGCACGCGCTATACCGTACGCGGCCCGCTTGCCGGGCAGTGCTTTCCGAATCAGTTCGTGTGCCATCAAAATCATCGCAACCTCGAGGCCATCGTCCGGCGCATCGAAGGTCAAGAAGCGACGATCGAGCAAGTCATCGATTACCGGGTTGCGCGCAACGCAGTCTGGGGAATCACCGCCCGCAACCGCGAGCAGAACTTCGCCTTGAACCTGTTGCTGGATCCCGCCGTGGACTTCGTGACCCTGCTCGGTACGGCGGGTACCGGCAAGACCTTGCTCGCACTCGCTGCGGGCCTCGCGCAGACCATGGAAACCCAGGGCTACCGCGAGATCGTCATGACTCGCGTCACGGTGCCGGTGGGTGAGGACATCGGCTTTTTGCCCGGCACCGAAGAGGAAAAAATGACCCCTTGGATGGGCGCGCTCATGGACAACCTCGAAGTGCTTACCCAAACCGAAACGGGGGGCGAGTGGGGCCGGGCGGCGACTCATGATCTGATTCAGAAACGCATCAAGATCCGATCGTTAAATTTCATGCGCGGCCGCACCTTTCTCAACCGCTACGTCATCATCGACGAAGCCCAAAACCTGACCCCGAAACAAATGAAGACCTTGATCACGCGCGCGGGGCCGGGCACCAAGATGGTGTGCCTGGGCAACATCGGTCAAATCGATACACCCTATCTCAGAGAGACCACCTCCGGCCTCACCTATGTCGTGGACCGCTTCAAGAACTGGCCCCACGGCGGCCATGTGATCCTGGTCCGAGGCGAGCGCTCGCGCCTTGCGGACTTCGCCGCCGAGGCCTTATAG
- a CDS encoding DUF3616 domain-containing protein: protein MRKHKRDLALHFAIIFTALTVSGKLAAEATLGRFPLCEASSALLVTCPDGDGECLLVGDNEQGRELYLFPVRDQKLNSDAQRAFDLHLGDGKEISDIEALAGISGDEILVFASHSRNTNCEGKPKRRQFGKVSLSKAQTAVVGTLGSKKVTCDHLFGNRALDAPMKAACEAIDTADAKATQIDAAMKAGQFTEDVAKARCNAVSAYNAEGSVAIHTPKGTDVWIGLRAPLLPAHPSQPEKKHLAILLHMKDPTAYTFDRVAFVDLGGRGVRDLSSDATSIWVIAGPPEDRTEPFELRRIPKSALDEAQVIDSELIRAVPASSEGLAISGKTAYVVIDGDTGKDEVCKEPARYEIVSLP from the coding sequence ATGCGAAAACATAAAAGGGATCTTGCCCTGCACTTTGCAATCATTTTCACTGCATTGACGGTAAGCGGCAAACTAGCTGCCGAGGCGACGCTGGGACGATTTCCACTTTGTGAAGCGTCGTCGGCTTTGCTGGTGACTTGTCCGGACGGGGATGGCGAGTGTCTTTTGGTCGGCGACAACGAACAGGGAAGGGAACTGTACCTGTTCCCCGTTCGGGACCAAAAACTCAATTCCGACGCACAACGTGCTTTTGACTTGCACCTCGGGGACGGCAAGGAGATTTCGGACATCGAGGCACTCGCAGGCATTTCGGGTGACGAGATTCTGGTTTTCGCCTCTCATAGCCGCAACACCAACTGTGAGGGCAAGCCAAAGCGCCGCCAGTTCGGTAAGGTGAGTTTATCGAAGGCACAAACGGCGGTTGTGGGCACCTTAGGATCCAAGAAGGTCACCTGCGATCACCTGTTTGGTAACCGGGCTTTGGACGCACCAATGAAGGCAGCGTGCGAAGCGATAGACACCGCTGATGCAAAGGCGACGCAGATTGACGCCGCCATGAAAGCGGGACAATTCACCGAGGATGTCGCAAAAGCCCGTTGCAATGCCGTGAGCGCCTACAATGCCGAAGGCTCTGTCGCCATCCACACCCCCAAAGGGACAGATGTGTGGATCGGGTTGCGCGCCCCGTTACTGCCAGCACACCCCTCTCAACCCGAGAAGAAACATCTGGCAATCCTGCTCCACATGAAAGATCCGACGGCCTACACGTTTGACCGCGTGGCGTTCGTGGATTTGGGCGGGCGCGGTGTACGAGACCTGTCTTCCGACGCAACGTCTATTTGGGTGATCGCCGGCCCCCCGGAAGATCGAACGGAGCCGTTTGAGCTTCGGCGTATTCCGAAGTCGGCTTTGGACGAAGCACAGGTGATCGATTCAGAGCTTATTCGTGCTGTGCCCGCGTCATCGGAAGGCTTGGCGATTTCCGGAAAAACCGCATACGTCGTTATTGATGGAGACACGGGCAAAGACGAGGTCTGCAAAGAGCCGGCTAGGTACGAGATTGTGTCCTTGCCTTAG
- a CDS encoding DUF2272 domain-containing protein: MTDKFVDLEALNIRSAPDASTLANRIGILHLGQPVKEIGPASAAGWVEIAAELNGATKRGLVKAEIDGLPSLREPVSPAREALVAEAIKEWLRFEKGQGLEHHDPFFKFVGQMWQAIGQNLDGKDRDVPWSAAAISFMVRHDGAAFPKYKNFKFAAAHARYLHDSIVQRKANNKEAPFWGFRLHENRAKIGDIVGRWRITKRDFSDAENSEDFKSHTDIIVSVRPDFVLAIGGNVRQSVNITRYVKTGAGHLAPENKVFIHLVNQV, from the coding sequence ATGACTGATAAATTTGTCGACCTGGAAGCATTGAACATTCGTTCGGCACCCGACGCATCCACGCTAGCCAACCGAATCGGGATCTTGCATTTAGGGCAGCCTGTCAAGGAGATCGGGCCCGCCTCCGCGGCAGGTTGGGTGGAGATCGCTGCGGAACTCAACGGCGCGACCAAACGCGGTCTGGTCAAAGCCGAGATAGACGGGCTGCCGTCGTTGCGGGAACCCGTATCCCCCGCCCGGGAAGCTTTGGTTGCGGAGGCAATCAAGGAGTGGTTGCGCTTCGAAAAAGGGCAGGGTTTGGAGCACCACGATCCGTTTTTCAAATTCGTCGGCCAGATGTGGCAGGCGATCGGCCAGAATCTTGACGGCAAGGATAGGGATGTTCCCTGGTCCGCTGCTGCGATCTCTTTCATGGTCCGCCACGACGGCGCCGCCTTTCCGAAGTACAAGAATTTCAAGTTTGCGGCTGCCCATGCGCGGTACTTGCACGACTCCATCGTACAACGTAAGGCCAACAACAAGGAAGCACCGTTTTGGGGTTTTAGATTGCACGAGAACAGAGCCAAAATCGGTGACATCGTGGGCAGGTGGCGTATAACGAAGAGGGATTTCAGTGATGCCGAGAACAGTGAGGATTTCAAGAGCCACACCGATATCATCGTCAGCGTCCGCCCGGACTTTGTCCTCGCCATAGGCGGGAATGTCCGCCAATCGGTGAACATCACCCGCTACGTGAAGACCGGGGCGGGTCACCTAGCTCCCGAGAATAAGGTCTTCATCCACCTGGTGAACCAAGTGTGA